In Aristaeella hokkaidonensis, the following are encoded in one genomic region:
- a CDS encoding ABC transporter permease, giving the protein MEKKNVEKNEQSKLRAFLTGDRLKALLPLIGFVVILLVMHIMTNGKILTPKKMRLLLSQIYYPTIVATGVFFIMTLGSIDFTEGSTLGVASIVVSALSFYSIPLAIVGGILTGALIGAVNGFFHVKFRLPSFIVTICTMYLFRGVCAYFTTETAVPASNAIKALDQDWLKITITLAVLVIAFFLFKFTRIGNDVKAVGSGETAARFSGVRTARVKFLAFVSAGALTGLAAFVNVIKVGSITATAGNQLETQILISLVLGGLPITGGAKVRFSNIVIGTLMYAVLNSGLSILGYEPQVQQMIKGIVFLVFVALTIDRKALKVIK; this is encoded by the coding sequence ATGGAAAAGAAAAACGTGGAAAAGAATGAACAATCCAAACTTCGCGCTTTCCTGACAGGCGATCGCCTGAAAGCGCTGCTGCCGCTGATCGGCTTTGTGGTGATCCTGCTGGTCATGCACATTATGACAAACGGCAAGATCCTGACACCGAAGAAGATGCGGCTGCTGCTGTCACAGATTTATTACCCGACAATCGTGGCAACCGGTGTGTTCTTTATCATGACACTGGGTTCCATCGACTTTACGGAAGGATCCACGCTGGGTGTGGCTTCCATTGTGGTCAGCGCACTGTCCTTCTACAGCATTCCGCTGGCGATTGTCGGCGGTATCCTGACCGGTGCGCTTATCGGCGCAGTGAACGGATTCTTCCATGTGAAGTTCAGGTTGCCGAGTTTCATCGTTACCATCTGTACAATGTACCTGTTCCGCGGAGTCTGCGCGTATTTCACGACAGAGACCGCTGTGCCTGCAAGCAATGCCATCAAGGCGCTGGATCAGGACTGGCTGAAGATTACCATTACCCTGGCGGTGCTGGTGATTGCCTTCTTCCTGTTCAAGTTTACCCGGATCGGCAACGACGTGAAGGCTGTCGGCTCCGGTGAGACCGCGGCCCGGTTCTCCGGCGTCCGGACCGCCCGGGTGAAGTTCCTTGCCTTCGTCAGCGCAGGTGCGCTGACCGGCCTGGCTGCCTTCGTCAACGTAATCAAGGTCGGTTCCATTACCGCTACAGCCGGCAACCAGCTGGAAACACAGATCCTGATTTCCCTGGTTCTGGGCGGACTGCCGATCACGGGCGGCGCCAAGGTGCGTTTCTCCAACATCGTGATTGGTACGCTGATGTATGCGGTTCTAAACAGCGGCCTGTCCATTCTCGGTTATGAACCGCAGGTGCAGCAGATGATCAAGGGTATCGTGTTCCTGGTCTTCGTTGCACTGACCATTGACCGTAAAGCACTGAAGGTCATTAAGTAA
- a CDS encoding sugar ABC transporter ATP-binding protein: MDNRTVLVAEHIDKRFGITHAVNDVSLTVSAGEIRGLIGENGSGKSTFCQMLCGIYSIGGGTFTLDGEELSIRNQVDANNAGIAIIVQEMGTLSGLTVAENIYLGHEGPFMHKGIKDTRAMNREAQRLLDEYGFGRIKAGVMIDHYNFEDRKLVEIVKATYMKPKILVIDETTTALSQNGRLELYKIMDAVRADGRTVIFISHDLGEVLAHTDKVSVLRDGEYIDTVVSSEVTEDDLKRLMVGREIGSAYYRTDFGQPVSDETVLSVRNVTVNGELEDVSFDLHKGEILGFGGLSECGMHEIGKAVFGASWNREGTVTLADGTEINDIPTAIKKSIAYASKDRDNESIILNESIRNNVVLPSLEDLSNHGLLNGRKMTRFANEQAKNMQTKMQNVNQFVSDLSGGNKQKVVLARWLGKGSQILVLDSPTRGIDVKVKQAIYALMAELKEQGRSIIMISEEIPELLGMSDRILVMKDGRINGEFQRDPDLNEETLIAKMV, from the coding sequence ATGGATAACAGGACAGTTCTCGTTGCCGAGCACATTGACAAGCGCTTCGGTATTACGCATGCCGTGAATGACGTATCCCTGACAGTGTCCGCAGGTGAGATCCGGGGCCTGATCGGGGAGAACGGATCCGGCAAGAGCACCTTCTGCCAGATGCTGTGCGGGATCTATTCCATCGGCGGAGGAACCTTCACGCTGGACGGGGAGGAATTGAGTATCCGCAATCAGGTGGATGCAAACAACGCAGGAATCGCGATCATCGTTCAGGAAATGGGCACGCTGTCCGGCCTGACGGTGGCAGAAAATATATATCTGGGGCATGAAGGACCCTTCATGCACAAGGGAATCAAGGATACCCGCGCCATGAACCGGGAAGCGCAGAGATTGCTGGATGAATACGGCTTCGGACGGATCAAGGCGGGCGTGATGATCGACCACTATAACTTTGAAGACCGCAAGCTGGTGGAAATCGTCAAGGCGACCTATATGAAGCCCAAGATCCTGGTCATTGACGAGACAACAACGGCGCTGAGCCAGAACGGCCGTCTGGAACTGTATAAGATCATGGACGCCGTCCGGGCGGACGGCCGCACGGTGATCTTTATCAGCCATGACCTGGGTGAGGTGCTGGCCCATACGGATAAGGTATCCGTGCTGCGGGACGGCGAGTATATTGATACCGTGGTTTCCTCTGAAGTGACAGAGGATGACCTGAAGCGCCTGATGGTCGGCCGGGAAATCGGTTCCGCCTATTACCGGACAGACTTCGGCCAGCCGGTATCTGACGAGACCGTGCTTTCTGTGAGAAACGTGACGGTGAACGGTGAACTGGAAGACGTATCCTTTGACCTGCATAAGGGTGAAATCCTGGGCTTCGGCGGCCTGTCCGAGTGCGGCATGCATGAAATCGGCAAGGCGGTTTTCGGAGCTTCCTGGAACCGGGAGGGTACGGTGACCCTGGCGGACGGAACGGAAATCAACGATATTCCCACAGCCATTAAAAAGTCCATTGCCTATGCATCCAAGGACCGGGATAACGAATCCATTATCCTGAATGAATCCATCCGCAACAATGTAGTCCTGCCTTCCCTGGAGGACCTGTCCAACCACGGCCTGCTGAATGGACGGAAAATGACGCGCTTCGCGAATGAACAGGCGAAGAACATGCAGACCAAAATGCAGAATGTAAACCAGTTTGTTTCCGATCTGTCCGGTGGAAACAAGCAGAAGGTGGTTCTGGCCCGCTGGTTGGGCAAGGGCAGCCAGATCCTGGTGCTGGATTCCCCGACCCGCGGTATTGACGTGAAAGTGAAGCAGGCAATATACGCACTGATGGCGGAACTGAAGGAACAGGGAAGATCCATCATCATGATCAGCGAAGAGATTCCGGAACTGCTGGGCATGTCGGACCGGATCCTCGTCATGAAGGACGGCAGGATTAACGGTGAATTCCAGCGCGATCCGGATCTGAATGAAGAAACGCTGATTGCGAAGATGGTGTAA
- a CDS encoding ABC transporter permease — protein sequence MPTKLQKLKGTKAYGVMMLAAMVLFFYAVFKILTPDNFGSPANLYSYLQSSIIYSVGGCGLYFIVVMGLFDFAVGSNIVLSSIVGVILSQHFGYIGFVVGCLGCGTLIGLLIGTLYNQLNVPSMIVTVGLMLIFECVAVIVAGGVKQTLAPELRFFSGAPGNIILAGLAFGLMYFILNYTKIGTYCNAIGSNEFTAKNMGISVKKYKLIGFMLLHFFVGIMAILTVSYGTTMTALTGMSTMSRNFQPLMGTFFGVAFKKYGMPITAIVVGEFIISMIFSGFVALGAPTTIQNVVTGAALLIIVALTARGSKGSVVK from the coding sequence ATGCCCACCAAACTGCAGAAGCTGAAGGGAACAAAAGCGTACGGCGTCATGATGCTGGCGGCGATGGTTTTGTTTTTCTACGCCGTATTCAAGATCCTGACACCGGACAATTTCGGTTCCCCTGCCAACCTTTATTCCTATCTGCAATCGTCCATCATCTATTCAGTCGGCGGCTGCGGCCTGTATTTCATTGTGGTCATGGGTCTGTTTGACTTTGCAGTCGGTTCCAATATCGTACTGTCTTCCATTGTGGGCGTAATCCTGTCACAGCACTTCGGCTATATCGGCTTTGTGGTCGGATGCCTGGGCTGCGGTACGCTGATCGGCTTGCTGATCGGAACACTGTACAACCAGCTGAATGTGCCTTCCATGATTGTTACGGTCGGCCTGATGCTCATCTTTGAGTGCGTGGCTGTCATCGTGGCCGGCGGCGTAAAACAGACGCTGGCACCGGAACTGCGCTTCTTCAGCGGCGCGCCCGGAAACATTATCCTGGCCGGACTTGCCTTCGGGCTGATGTATTTCATCCTGAACTATACCAAGATCGGTACCTACTGCAACGCGATCGGCTCCAATGAGTTTACCGCGAAGAACATGGGTATCAGCGTGAAGAAGTACAAGCTGATCGGCTTTATGCTGCTTCACTTCTTCGTCGGGATCATGGCTATCCTGACAGTCTCCTACGGCACGACCATGACGGCACTGACCGGCATGAGCACCATGAGCCGTAACTTCCAGCCGCTGATGGGAACTTTCTTCGGCGTTGCGTTCAAAAAATACGGCATGCCGATTACCGCCATTGTGGTGGGTGAGTTCATCATCTCCATGATTTTCAGCGGCTTTGTTGCGCTGGGCGCACCGACCACCATCCAGAATGTGGTCACAGGCGCGGCGCTTCTGATTATCGTTGCCCTGACTGCCCGCGGCAGTAAAGGCAGCGTCGTAAAGTGA
- a CDS encoding sugar ABC transporter substrate-binding protein has translation MKKIIALVLALSMVLGLVGTVHAEDKIKIGISIWSSTDTLGSEVKRLIDAAADALGVETQWVDQAHISEQVTASAETLAMADCDGMIICNSSSSEMGSVIKTCNDNEMYVAQFFRVIDPAAYPDEDAAAKASKYYVGAVHESEFDNGKQLVTILANKGCRKIGLEGWEPGDATFQGRWEGYKAGVEEWNAAHADDTIELLEPQYGRTTTDTGRQTAEAIIDANPDIDALIVAGGGGDTLLGAIAGIEAKGLTGKIAVVSTDFLPDLDAKLESGAMAAESGGHYADPFFAFLMVYNAIKGNYPTTEDGYYEMIFPYMFVDSPESYAAYAQYFTGSELPYTADEIKALAEMSYDDLAAACAALSVEDVVARHAK, from the coding sequence ATGAAAAAGATCATTGCTCTCGTACTCGCACTGTCAATGGTGCTCGGCCTTGTCGGCACCGTTCATGCGGAAGACAAAATCAAGATCGGTATCTCGATCTGGAGTTCCACCGACACGCTGGGCAGCGAAGTCAAACGTCTGATCGACGCGGCTGCCGATGCTCTGGGCGTTGAAACCCAGTGGGTTGACCAGGCTCACATCTCCGAGCAGGTGACCGCTTCCGCCGAAACCCTGGCGATGGCCGACTGCGACGGTATGATTATCTGCAACTCCTCTTCTTCTGAGATGGGTTCCGTCATCAAGACCTGCAATGACAACGAAATGTATGTCGCGCAGTTCTTCCGCGTAATCGATCCGGCCGCCTATCCTGATGAAGATGCTGCGGCGAAGGCCTCCAAGTACTATGTAGGCGCTGTGCATGAATCCGAGTTCGACAACGGCAAGCAGCTGGTGACCATCCTGGCCAACAAGGGCTGCCGGAAGATCGGCCTGGAAGGCTGGGAACCCGGTGACGCTACTTTCCAGGGACGCTGGGAAGGCTACAAGGCCGGCGTTGAAGAGTGGAATGCCGCTCACGCTGACGACACGATTGAACTGCTCGAGCCGCAGTACGGCCGTACCACCACTGATACCGGCCGTCAGACCGCTGAAGCTATCATCGACGCCAATCCCGACATCGACGCTCTGATCGTTGCCGGCGGCGGCGGAGACACCCTGCTGGGCGCTATCGCCGGTATCGAAGCCAAGGGCCTGACCGGCAAGATCGCTGTGGTTTCCACCGACTTCCTGCCTGACCTGGACGCCAAGCTCGAGAGCGGCGCGATGGCTGCTGAATCCGGCGGACACTATGCCGACCCCTTCTTCGCCTTCCTGATGGTTTACAATGCCATTAAGGGCAACTATCCCACCACCGAAGACGGCTACTATGAGATGATCTTCCCCTACATGTTCGTTGACTCTCCGGAAAGCTACGCTGCTTATGCGCAGTACTTCACCGGCAGCGAACTGCCCTACACCGCTGACGAAATCAAGGCCCTGGCCGAAATGTCCTACGACGATCTGGCCGCTGCCTGCGCCGCGCTGTCTGTTGAAGACGTTGTGGCCCGTCACGCGAAATAA
- a CDS encoding HAD family hydrolase has product MKLRYPCLVLDHDDTTVNSTATVHYPCFVEYMEKYFPNVHLTLEEYFRYNFDPGVIELFTNICGMTWEQMMDEEEYWKEYVKHHIPKAYPGIREILLEQKRRGGKICVVSHSFADYIRRDYRENNLPEPDLIFGWECPPEQRKPSVYPLEQIMKNYGLKPEELLVVDDLKPGYDMAKAAGVPFAAAGWSNDIPQIESFMKTNCGLYFKTVDELHKFLFD; this is encoded by the coding sequence ATGAAACTGAGATATCCCTGCCTGGTACTGGATCATGATGATACCACGGTGAACTCCACCGCGACGGTTCATTATCCCTGCTTTGTCGAGTACATGGAAAAATACTTTCCGAATGTCCACCTGACGCTGGAGGAATACTTCCGGTACAACTTTGACCCGGGCGTGATCGAGCTGTTCACAAACATCTGCGGGATGACCTGGGAGCAGATGATGGATGAGGAAGAATACTGGAAGGAATATGTGAAGCATCATATTCCCAAAGCCTATCCGGGAATCCGGGAGATCCTGCTGGAGCAGAAGAGAAGGGGCGGGAAGATCTGCGTAGTGAGCCATTCCTTCGCAGACTATATCAGGCGGGATTACCGGGAAAACAACCTGCCGGAACCGGATCTGATCTTCGGTTGGGAATGCCCGCCGGAACAGCGTAAACCGTCCGTTTATCCGCTGGAACAGATCATGAAAAATTACGGATTGAAACCGGAAGAGCTACTAGTTGTGGACGACCTGAAGCCGGGCTATGATATGGCCAAGGCGGCCGGCGTTCCCTTTGCCGCGGCAGGATGGTCCAACGACATTCCACAGATTGAATCCTTCATGAAAACAAACTGCGGTCTTTATTTCAAAACGGTGGACGAATTGCATAAATTCCTGTTTGACTGA
- a CDS encoding SGNH/GDSL hydrolase family protein, whose translation MQIKTLGHIVDDGEGLWMISSAAEIGFRVTGATKVKLELLADDTVLDPEKEPYLPRFAIRLDGKKVVDARLTAKEETVTVFDGAEARDAEIRLIKLNESTSNLMALRKIDTDGKISPLPEKPMKIEFIGDSITCGYGVEGKSEAETFTTATENAEKSYAYLTAEELNADAVMTCFSGHGLISGYTDNPAVRNEADLVQPFYEKEGRNDFRLASGKRAEEIERDFSAFQPDWIVLNLGTNDLSWCGTSPERGLLFAEQYAAFLKTVRKHNPKAEILCILGVMGTGLNPMVQQAVNHYSRETGDRSIHVLMLEEQNAARDGYGADYHPNEITQRLLAGKVTDAIRQWTRQ comes from the coding sequence ATGCAGATAAAGACATTGGGGCATATTGTGGATGACGGGGAAGGGCTGTGGATGATTTCATCCGCGGCGGAAATTGGATTCCGGGTAACGGGCGCCACGAAGGTGAAGCTGGAACTGCTGGCAGATGATACGGTGCTGGATCCGGAAAAGGAGCCTTATCTGCCACGGTTTGCGATCCGGCTGGACGGGAAGAAGGTTGTTGACGCCCGGCTGACTGCCAAGGAAGAAACTGTGACGGTTTTTGACGGAGCAGAGGCGCGGGACGCAGAGATCCGGCTGATCAAGCTGAATGAAAGCACCTCGAACCTGATGGCGCTGAGAAAGATCGATACGGACGGAAAGATCAGCCCACTTCCGGAAAAACCGATGAAGATCGAATTTATCGGGGATTCCATCACCTGCGGATACGGCGTGGAAGGGAAGAGTGAAGCGGAAACATTCACCACGGCAACGGAAAACGCGGAGAAATCCTATGCTTATCTGACGGCAGAGGAGCTGAACGCGGATGCTGTGATGACCTGCTTTTCCGGTCATGGCCTCATCTCCGGATATACGGACAATCCGGCGGTACGCAATGAAGCAGACCTGGTGCAGCCGTTTTATGAGAAGGAAGGGCGAAACGACTTCCGGCTGGCTTCAGGAAAGAGAGCGGAAGAAATTGAACGGGATTTCAGCGCCTTTCAGCCGGACTGGATTGTGCTTAACCTGGGGACCAACGACCTGAGCTGGTGCGGAACAAGCCCGGAGCGGGGGCTTCTGTTTGCGGAACAGTATGCGGCCTTCCTGAAGACTGTGCGGAAACATAATCCCAAGGCAGAAATCCTCTGTATTCTCGGCGTGATGGGAACGGGACTGAATCCCATGGTGCAACAGGCGGTGAATCACTACAGCAGGGAAACAGGGGACCGGAGCATCCATGTGCTCATGCTGGAAGAGCAGAATGCCGCCAGGGACGGATACGGAGCAGATTATCACCCCAATGAAATAACCCAGCGGCTGCTGGCCGGGAAAGTGACGGACGCGATCAGACAATGGACAAGACAATGA
- a CDS encoding CotH kinase family protein: protein MKIKQGVGIVICLFLFAAVLGFASAARADVIINEVMASNGYYENGHAWDWVELYNNGDSTENLSGWGFTDSKKDLYKFTFPDGTKLKAGEYLTIWCTGTENKTPGKGDTFYADFKISSSGETLRLTDEDEDEVQKLKMPEQYGCVSYGLPSGGGEYGFFEKPTRGKKNESEAYTRRLQEPEIVTAAGFYEGSVTVEVRGEEGAELHYTTDGETPTKKSKVFPKEGLTLKKTTPLRVKAFLDNAVSSPVAGATYFIDDAPKTAIVSLISDDQYLFSKKTGILTKGTGSIPNYSKGYEYPVHIEYFNKDGKQEISQTGTMTCSGHSARINSQKSIALYARKAWGADQFMFNPFRTRDYVGYKSLLLRAANSDFSATRLRDIVASSLAEGQDILYQDHEVIQVYINGRYWGHYNLREKINKYFVAAYEGVTEETDIDNIDILARTGTDEFLQNGDNKDWLELCDFCKKNDLNKPENLAWLEERLDIDNMFTHAAFEIILGNVDFTNVRVYRVPGGKWKYLLFDVEACWRNLDPTPIEYYIKPLNAKIQGFRHEPLNALFKVPEMKARFLQRVSELLSTVFRWDNVEKHFDDVIEVLKPILPRHIERWKNMKMENWKKNIHATKYYARVRPKKIPEMLKKAMKLTNAEVEEYFGETLKLLEETNKKPEE, encoded by the coding sequence ATGAAGATCAAACAAGGGGTGGGCATTGTCATCTGTCTGTTTTTATTTGCAGCTGTTCTGGGATTTGCCAGCGCAGCACGGGCGGATGTGATCATCAATGAGGTGATGGCCTCCAACGGATATTATGAGAACGGGCATGCCTGGGACTGGGTGGAACTGTACAACAACGGAGACAGTACGGAAAACCTGTCCGGCTGGGGCTTCACAGACAGCAAGAAGGATCTGTACAAGTTCACTTTTCCGGACGGAACAAAGCTGAAGGCAGGGGAGTACCTGACCATCTGGTGTACCGGAACGGAAAACAAAACGCCGGGCAAGGGCGATACATTCTATGCGGATTTCAAGATCTCTTCCAGCGGAGAGACGCTGCGGCTGACGGACGAGGACGAGGATGAAGTCCAGAAACTGAAGATGCCGGAACAGTACGGATGCGTGAGCTACGGCCTGCCTTCCGGCGGCGGGGAATACGGTTTTTTTGAAAAGCCCACACGGGGAAAGAAAAACGAGTCCGAAGCTTATACCCGGCGCCTGCAGGAACCGGAGATCGTGACAGCTGCCGGTTTCTATGAGGGCAGTGTGACAGTGGAGGTCCGGGGTGAAGAGGGTGCGGAACTGCACTATACCACGGACGGAGAAACACCCACGAAGAAGAGCAAGGTTTTTCCCAAAGAAGGCCTGACACTGAAAAAGACTACGCCGCTGCGGGTGAAAGCTTTCCTGGACAACGCTGTTTCCTCACCGGTGGCAGGGGCAACCTATTTCATTGACGACGCCCCGAAAACAGCGATTGTTTCCCTGATTTCAGACGACCAGTACCTGTTCAGCAAGAAAACAGGCATACTGACGAAGGGAACCGGCAGTATTCCGAATTACTCCAAAGGATATGAGTATCCGGTTCATATTGAGTATTTCAACAAAGACGGAAAACAGGAAATCAGCCAGACAGGCACCATGACCTGCTCCGGCCACAGCGCACGGATCAACAGCCAGAAGAGCATCGCCCTGTATGCCCGGAAAGCCTGGGGCGCGGATCAGTTTATGTTCAATCCGTTCCGGACAAGGGATTATGTCGGATATAAGAGTTTGCTGCTGCGGGCGGCCAACAGTGACTTTTCCGCCACGCGCCTGAGGGATATCGTAGCCAGCAGCCTGGCAGAGGGACAGGATATCCTGTACCAGGATCATGAAGTGATCCAGGTCTATATCAACGGCCGGTACTGGGGACACTACAACCTGCGGGAAAAGATCAACAAGTACTTTGTGGCGGCCTATGAGGGCGTGACAGAGGAAACGGATATTGACAATATTGATATCCTGGCCCGGACAGGAACAGACGAGTTCCTTCAGAACGGGGATAATAAAGACTGGCTTGAGCTGTGCGATTTCTGCAAGAAGAATGACCTGAACAAGCCTGAAAACCTGGCCTGGCTGGAGGAACGGCTGGACATAGACAATATGTTCACCCATGCCGCCTTTGAGATTATCCTGGGCAATGTGGACTTTACTAATGTCCGGGTATACCGGGTGCCCGGCGGCAAGTGGAAGTACCTGCTTTTCGACGTGGAAGCCTGCTGGCGGAACCTGGATCCCACACCGATTGAATACTACATCAAACCCCTGAACGCCAAGATCCAGGGCTTCCGGCATGAACCGCTGAACGCACTGTTCAAAGTGCCGGAGATGAAGGCGCGATTCCTGCAACGGGTGAGCGAACTTCTTTCCACCGTGTTCCGCTGGGACAATGTGGAAAAGCATTTTGATGACGTGATTGAAGTGCTGAAACCGATTCTTCCAAGACATATTGAGCGCTGGAAGAACATGAAGATGGAAAACTGGAAAAAGAACATTCACGCCACCAAGTATTATGCCCGGGTGAGACCCAAGAAGATTCCGGAAATGCTGAAAAAGGCTATGAAGCTGACGAATGCCGAAGTGGAGGAATACTTCGGAGAGACGCTGAAGCTGCTGGAAGAGACGAATAAAAAGCCGGAGGAATAA
- a CDS encoding FRG domain-containing protein: MIQEIRITTLEDLMPLLSEQDYRPELKRNRSGFLYRGMPDSEYKMATSLSRCCKEKQKTLEPAILNNFAKYAVREDPTVARNVWYQMITGQHNGLPTRLLDWTHSALVALHFAMTEECLEEMDAHDCVVWRIDMNEQIEHLPEKYRLAIGREQTTLFSVEMLTKITDSLYQYDEDMGDRSMVIIEPPSTNDRIIMQYSFFSVIPMGMTDIEAFLDAHTQNTVKYVIDRQLRWRVRDMLDSLNISERLLYPGLEGLSKWIARHYYVK, translated from the coding sequence ATGATTCAGGAGATTAGGATTACGACACTGGAAGACCTGATGCCACTGCTTTCTGAACAGGATTACAGACCGGAACTGAAACGGAACCGGTCCGGTTTTCTGTACCGGGGAATGCCGGATTCCGAGTACAAAATGGCGACCAGCCTGAGCCGCTGCTGCAAGGAAAAACAGAAAACGCTGGAACCGGCTATCCTGAACAACTTTGCCAAATATGCTGTACGGGAGGATCCTACGGTAGCACGGAACGTCTGGTACCAGATGATTACCGGACAGCACAATGGCCTGCCGACAAGGCTGCTGGACTGGACCCATTCCGCACTGGTGGCGCTTCATTTTGCCATGACGGAGGAATGTCTGGAGGAAATGGACGCCCATGACTGCGTGGTGTGGCGGATTGACATGAACGAGCAGATTGAACATCTGCCGGAAAAGTACAGGCTGGCCATCGGCCGGGAACAGACGACGCTGTTTTCCGTGGAAATGCTGACAAAGATTACGGACAGCCTGTATCAGTACGACGAGGATATGGGAGACCGGTCCATGGTCATTATCGAGCCGCCGAGCACGAATGACCGGATTATTATGCAGTATTCCTTCTTCTCCGTGATCCCGATGGGTATGACGGACATAGAGGCTTTCCTGGATGCCCATACGCAGAATACAGTTAAATATGTGATTGACCGGCAGCTGAGATGGCGTGTAAGGGATATGCTGGACAGCCTGAACATCTCGGAACGTTTGCTTTATCCGGGACTGGAAGGGCTGAGCAAGTGGATCGCGCGGCACTATTATGTGAAATGA